A region from the Aegilops tauschii subsp. strangulata cultivar AL8/78 chromosome 5, Aet v6.0, whole genome shotgun sequence genome encodes:
- the LOC109773039 gene encoding PITH domain-containing protein At3g04780, which produces MATAPAPTAAAPAPAAAAAAVPSASVPRGQVDLVDFIDWTGVECLNQDPAHGIANALKQGYREDEGLHLASDSDEQLLIYIPFMQVIKLHSALFKGPEEEGPKTVKLFSNREHMGFSNVNDFPPSDSVDLSSSHLLESKPVTLKYVKFQNVRSLTMFIEDNQSGADITKIQKIALYGTTVDTTNMKDLKKIEEH; this is translated from the exons ATGGCCACCGCGCCCGCGCCGACCGCAGCCGcccccgcgcccgccgccgcggccgcggccGTCCCGTCCGCGTCGGTGCCGCGCGGGCAGGTGGATCTGGTCGACTTCATCGACTGGACCGGCGTCGAGTGCCTCAACCAGGACCCCGCCCACGGCATCGCCAACGCCCTCAAGCAG GGTTACAGGGAGGATGAGGGGCTGCACCTCGCCAGCGACTCGGACGAGCAGCTGCTGATCTACATCCCCTTCATGCAGGTCATCAAGCTGCATTCCGCGCTCTTCAAAGGCCCCGAGGAAGAAG GCCCAAAGACAGTTAAACTCTTCTCCAACAGAGAGCATATGGGTTTCAG CAACGTCAATGACTTCCCTCCAAGTGACAGTGTTGACCTGTCATCCAGCCATTTACTGGAA AGTAAGCCTGTCACGCTAAAGTATGTGAAGTTCCAGAATGTTCGCAG CCTGACTATGTTTATCGAAGACAATCAAAGCGGAGCTGACATCACAAAAATTCAGAAGATCGCGCTTTATGGAACCAC TGTGGACACAACAAATATGAAGGACCTGAAGAAGATAGAAGAACATTAA
- the LOC109773043 gene encoding protein LIFEGUARD 2-like, with protein MGKHDHHHHHHHHHDVEACYPPDGYMIESPELRWAFIRKVYVIVSIQMLVTVAVAAAMNVTDCVRNFFLSRTPAALVAFIIILISPLLVMLPMVYFRQKHPVNLVFLGIFTVCVSLSVGLGCLTKHGPIIFEAAGMTLVVVVSLTAYTFWAGRRGHDFEFLGPFLFAACVILMLYAIVIILFPMGKTAVLVYGCIAALIFSAFIIYDTDNLIKRYTYDEYVAASITLYLDIINLFRAILMALDAAD; from the exons ATGGGGAagcacgaccaccaccaccaccaccaccaccaccacgacGTGGAGGCGTGCTACCCGCCCGACGGGTACATGATCGAGAGCCCGGAGCTGCGCTGGGCCTTCATCCGCAAGGTGTACGTCATCGTCTCCATCCAGATGCTCGTCACCGTGGCCGTAGCCGCCGCCATGAACGTCACCGACTGCGTCCGCAACTTCTTCCTCtcccgcacccccgccgccctcgtcgccttcatcatcatcctcatctccCCCCTCCTCG TGATGTTGCCGATGGTCTACTTCCGGCAGAAGCACCCGGTGAACCTGGTGTTCCTGGGCATCTTCACCGTGTGCGTCAGCCTGTCGGTGGGGCTGGGGTGCCTCACCAAGCACGGGCCCATCATCTTCGAGGCGGCGGGCATGACGCTCGTCGTCGTGGTCTCGCTCACCGCCTACACCTTCTGGGCGGGCAGGCGCGGCCACGACTTCGAGTTCCTGGGGCCCTTCCTCTTCGCCGCCTGCGTCATCCTCATGCTCTacgccatcgtcatcatcctcttcCCCATGGGCAAGACGGCCGTGCTCGTCTACGGCTGCATAGCCGCGCTCATCTTCTCCGCCTTCATCATCTACGACACCGACAACCTCATCAAGCGCTACACCTACGACGAGTACGTCGCCGCCTCCATCACCCTCTACCTCGACATCATCAACCTCTTCAGGGCCATACTCATGGCCCTCGATGCCGCCGACTGA